The stretch of DNA AATCTAATTGCGTGCCTTGTTATTGGAAGCATAATATTTTCAATGTCTATTATTTTTACACCTGATGATAATGCTCCGGATAAAATTGAATTTTTTATAGCTTTTGAAGCGTTTGTATCGTCGCATGATATAATAATTGGTTTATCTTTTTTTACTAAATTTGCGTATGCAGAGCCTAATAGGCTTGAAAATTCAGGCGTAATATCTATATTTATCTCTCCTGAAATATCTCGATTACCAAAAAGAGTTTTTGCAATCTTGGTCCCCCAGACAAGATTGTTATTAACTACGGTCTCTTCTTTAATTTTTTTGTATGGCCAAATCTTAATACCGGGGTTAATAGTAACGTTTGAAGAAATCAAGGATTCAGAACCAATAACTGAATCTTCATAAAGATTAACATTATTTTTTACAACAACTTTATTGCAAAGAATTGACGCTCTTGATTGAACAGAATGTCCAATATGGCAGTTGTCCCATACAATAGTCCTCTTTAGCGAAGAGGTTTCATCAATAGTGCAGTTGTTGCCTATAATAGTATAAGCATCAATTAATACTCCTGATTTTATAGTGCAGTTTTTTCCTATATAAACCGGAGGGACTAATCTACAATCATCGTAAATTATGCTATCTTCATCAATATATACTCCATCGGAAATTTTTCTTGCGCCAAAATCGATTTTAACTTTTCCATCAAGAATATCAAAATGAGTTTGTTTATAAGAGTTGATATCACCAATATCATTCCAATATTCATTTGTTACATACCCAAACATTGGAATGTTATCCTTAAGAAGCCGTGGAAACAAATCCTTGCTAAAATCAAAACTATCACCTTTATTGTAATAATGAAATACTTCCTTTTCCAATATGTAAATTCCTGTATTTATAGTATCGCTGAAAACTTCTCCCCAGCTTGGTTTTTCAAGAAATCTCTGAATCCTGCCGTTTTCATCTATAATAACTATGCCATATTCTAACGGATTGGTTTCGCGTTTTAATATTAAAGTTGCCTTTGAACCTTTTTGTTTGTGATAATTTATTGCCTTTGTCAAATCAATGTCAGTCAAAACATCCCCGCTGAGGATTAGTATTGTTCCATCTAAAAATTCTCCTGTATTTAAAACGCTTCCGCCTGTTCCGAGAGGAGTTTCTTCTATAAAATAATCGATGTTTACATCATATTTGCTACCATCGCCAAGATAATCCATTATATAATTAGACAGATAATATGTAGTTATAGCAATATCGGTGATTTGATGTTTTTTAAGAAGATTAATAGCATATTCGACAACTGGTTTGTTCATGACAGGAACCATAGGCTTTGGGATGCCGCTTGTTAGGGGTCTTAGCCTTGTTCCTTCTCCACCAGCCATTATAACTGCCTTCATGATATGCACTCCCTTACCAAATATTGTGTCTATATAATATTCTTTAATAAAATTGAGTCCTTTATACTTTAAAATATATTTTTTGCAGATAAAATTTTGTGATATATTAATTAAAAGGGGTTGTTACTATGGAAGATAAATTAAAGGTCTTATATCATATTTTTGGCGGTATATATGTTCCTAGAGATATTGTTAATAGCGGAGCAATAGTTCATATAAGCGATACTCCCTCATTCATTTATAATTCAATTATCAAAATGCTGGAAAAAATAAAGCCAAAAACAATTATTCACACCGGAGACATTGCTGATGATATAAAACTTGAGTTAAGACCGCAGCTTATTGATGTATATAAAAAGGAATCAAATAAATTTATTTTGCAATTATCAAATCATAGCGAAAAAGTATATATAATACCGGGAAATCATGATTCAATAGAAAATTTAACAATACCAGATAATGTAGAAGTTAAATACGAGGGGGAAACAATTAAAATAGATGATATAAAATTAGGTCTAGCTCATAAATTTGAAAATCTTCCTGATAATGTTGATTTGTTTTTATTTGGACATGATTTGAACAGCGGAGATTTTAGATATCTTAACGGCATAAAAAATATTAATGTTATTAAAGGTCGTAAAGAAATAATTAAACTATGTTATCCAATAGGAACTGATAATTATAGATTGAGAAAAAACAGATTGGGAAAGTGAGGGGATTTTTATGTTATCGTTTTTTAGAGGTGGACCTAAATTGGTTGTCTTTGGAAGCCGAAATATAAGCTCATTAAATGAATTTCTTGTTGATAATTTTAAAGGTGTTATAACAGATTTGGACAACGCTTTAGAGATCTCAGATGAAAACAGCACCATTGTTTTTATCACAGAACCTGGCAAGAGATTTGCACACTATGATGATATAAAATCAATTATTTTATTGCCTGTTTCATCTGATGAATTTTTTAGTGGAATGTTCAATACGATTGGAAACAATTTGATTTTAGACTGCCATATTGCACCTGGAATATTGATAATGAGGACTTTAGGGGATTGTGAAAAAGTTATTCAATCTGTGCAGGAAACCTATGGGGGAGAAATTTATCCCTTGCATGAAAGTCTTGATCGAGGAACATTTAATGATACTGTAATTTGTTTTACTGATAAGCCAATTGATAAGAAAAACAAACTCTCTGACTTAAATGAAAAAACTCTTTTGGTTAAAATTAATTATCATGAATTAAATAGAAAAATAAGAAATCAAGCCTTAAGATTTTTAAATGAAGGTTTAGTAGGTGTAGATTGGAATGAAATTAACATAAGAATTTATGACAGGTATAGCAAATACAAATTACATTATGACAGGTTGTGTATTATTCTTGATAATTTTGATATAGGTTTAGTTTTAGGAGAAACATGGACCAAAGATTATCCTCGTTTTATGATGTCAGTCCTTGTATATCAGGTTAGATTATTTACGCTGATGTATCCCGTCGAAATTAAAAGAATATTGTTAGGGCTTGAATATCTTGATGATGGAGAAAGGATTGTTGATTTGGATTTGATTTTCAAGAACAAAAAGGTAGATTGGCCGGAGGCAAAGGATAAAAATACAAAAGGTTATGATAGGTGGCAACTAGGTTTAAAATATAGAAGAGAAATTTTAGAAAAACTTGATGAAGATTCGATAAAAAAGCTATACAGGATTGAAGATGAAATAAGAAAAAGTAGGGTATAAAAAAGGAGAGTATCCACTCTCCTTGCTTTTATCTTATCTTCTAAAGTTGTCCTGTCTTTTTTGAGCCTTTTTTGCTTTTCTGCATTCTGGGCATCTCTTTGGTTCGTTTTCAAATCCCTTTTCCTTGTAGAATGCTTGTTCTCCTTCTGTAAATACAAATTCCTTTCCGCAGTCTGTGCAAACTAGAGTCTTGTCTGCCATTTTAACATACCTCCTAATTTACTTGGGTTTTAGATTTAACAATAAAGCAACATAACCTCTAAAACCCAAGGGTATGTTAACTTTAAATGTTAAACCATTTTTACGATATAAATTATAGCACCAGTAAATTTTATTATCAATAGAAAACTTTAAAAGGAGAGAAAATAATTGTATAATATATATGATTAATTTGTTTTGGAGGGAGATATGGAGTATAGTAAGATTAGAGATATATATAATCAAATAGGAATCGTGGGGGAAAATTATGACTTAAAATCATATGCTGTTACAATTCCACTTGTTGAAATAAATAATATAAAAAATATAGTTTTTGAGGTTAGAAGCATGAATCTAAGCCAGCCTGGTGAAATATCGCTCCCGGGCGGTAAAATAGAAAAAAACGAGAGCAAATTAGAAGCTGCAATTCGTGAAACTTGTGAAGAACTATTAATGAAAAAAGAAGATTTTGAGGTGATTTCTCAGGCTGATGTATTAGTAACTCAGTATGGTAAGATAATTTATCCATTTATTGTATTAATCAAAGACTTAAAGAAAATAAGCTATTCAAAGAGTGAAGTTGAAAAACTAATTTTTGTTCCAATAGATTTTTTTCTTAAAAATCAGCCTCAGATTATGAAGGTAAAAGTTATAACACAGCCGCTTGAGGAATTTCCATATGATATTGGAGTTAAGGCAGAAGATTATCACTGGCAAAGCGGTCTATTGAACGTGTATTTTTACAAATATCAAGATTACATTGTATGGGGTCTAACAGCCAAGATTATACACAGCTTTATAAACAAAATTGGAAAATTAGAAACGGAGTGAAATTATGATTTTAATTAAAGAGTTTGAGTTTGATGCAGCCCACAATCTGATTCATTATCATGGAAAATGTGAAAGACTTCATGGACATACATATAAATTAGTGATAAAGCTTGAAGGAACACCCGACAAAGAGGGCATGATATATGATTTTGTTGAACTAAAAAGGGTAGTTAAGGCAAGAATAATTGATAAGTTCGATCATTCATACTTAAATGATATAATTGAACAACCAACTGCAGAAAATATTGCTATGTATGTATTCAATGAACTAAAAGATGTATTAAAACGTGAAAACTGCAAGCTTTACGAAGTTGAAGTTTGGGAAACAAAAACTAGCGGAGTAGTATACAGGGGGTAAATTATGAAGGATGTTCAAAGTGAAAAAGATTATAGAAATGTACCACTTAAGAAAGTAGGAATTAACAGTCTAAGATGGCCTATAATTATTAAGGAAAAAGACGGAGGTATTCAAAATACTATTGCAGATATGGCTCTTTCTGTGGATTTGCCTGCAGATGTAAAGGGGACACATATGAGCAGGTTCGTTGAACTTGTTAATGATTTAAAAGAAATTTCTCCAAAGGAAATCGATAAGGCCCTCGATGCTTTAAAGGAAAAACTGCATGCAAAGACAGCTCATATTAGGATAGATTTTGATTATTTTATTAAAAAACCATCTCCTGTAACGGGGATTATTTCACCCTACGATGTTAAGTGTTCCTTTGATGCTGAAAAGGGTGAGGATTTTAAATTCATAATGGAAGTTGCAGTTCCTGTTTCAACCCTATGCCCATGCTCAAAGGAGATAAGCGATTTTGGAGCACATAATCAAAGGGCAAGAGTTAGCATAAAGATAGTTTCTAAAAAACTTATTTGGATAGAAGATGTAGTTAAAATAGCAGAAGACAGTGCTAGTTCTCCAGTTTTCTCACTCCTAAAGAGAAAGGATGAGAAATATGTAACTGAGATGGCTTATTTAAATCCAAGGTTTGTTGAGGATGTAGTCAGAGAAGCTGCAATAAGGCTTGATGAAATTAAGGATATAACATATTATAGAGTTTATGCTGAGAGCATGGAGAGCATACACAATCATAACGCCTTTGCATGTGCAGAAAAAGGGGAGATAATATGAGTTATATAATTTTAAGAGACGGAAGAAAAATAGAATTTCAGAATACAAGAATAATGGGTATTTTAAATGCTACACCTGATTCATTTTTTGAAGGTTCAAGGGTAAATGGTGTTGAAGTTGCACAACAAAAGGCATTAAAAATGATAGATGAAGGTGCTGATATATTAGATATTGGAGGGGAATCAACTCGTCCAGGTTCTGAACCAGTTAGTGAAGATGAAGAAATAAAAAGAGTAATTCCTGTTATTGAAGCAATAAGAAAAGTCAATAAGGAAATAATAATTTCGGTAGATACTTATAGGGCAAAAACTGCTGAACTTGCAATACAAGCTGGAGCTGACATTATAAATGATATAAGTGCAATGATGTTCGATAAGGAAATGATTAATGTAATTAAAAAATATAATGTTCCAGTTATTTTAATGCATATAAAGGGAACTCCGAAAAATATGCAAAACAATCCACATTATAATGATGTTGTAAAGGAAGTTTATGAATTCTTAGAAGAGAGAATAAAATTTTCAATAGATAATGGCATTGAAAAAAGTAAGATAATAACTGATCCTGGTATAGGATTTGGAAAGCTTTTTGACCATAATATTGAACTTATAAAAAACATAGAAATATTTAAAAATTTAGGATG from Caloramator mitchellensis encodes:
- a CDS encoding sugar phosphate nucleotidyltransferase, producing MKAVIMAGGEGTRLRPLTSGIPKPMVPVMNKPVVEYAINLLKKHQITDIAITTYYLSNYIMDYLGDGSKYDVNIDYFIEETPLGTGGSVLNTGEFLDGTILILSGDVLTDIDLTKAINYHKQKGSKATLILKRETNPLEYGIVIIDENGRIQRFLEKPSWGEVFSDTINTGIYILEKEVFHYYNKGDSFDFSKDLFPRLLKDNIPMFGYVTNEYWNDIGDINSYKQTHFDILDGKVKIDFGARKISDGVYIDEDSIIYDDCRLVPPVYIGKNCTIKSGVLIDAYTIIGNNCTIDETSSLKRTIVWDNCHIGHSVQSRASILCNKVVVKNNVNLYEDSVIGSESLISSNVTINPGIKIWPYKKIKEETVVNNNLVWGTKIAKTLFGNRDISGEINIDITPEFSSLLGSAYANLVKKDKPIIISCDDTNASKAIKNSILSGALSSGVKIIDIENIMLPITRHAIRFYNASGGIHVSLDVYEKNKIHIEFLNENGGNIDRNTEKKLEHLYQRQDFERCNSDGINDVVKVYNYTSLYLNSIIELLKNTSKIKSKRPKVLIASNNETNIYLINRLMQSIGCRTIIDYSLIDIEIKDSIINSIKSRVTNEKIFLGYLINENAETLTVIDDKGNIIDSERYLLLSEIMLGRSGNLSKFIVPYTVTNQVDEIGSCYNIEIVRTKSNLSNIINSMLDSKESDSYNQYLLNFDAFSASAIIIDYLLGNNIDLSDLVNEIPKFHTKQKEIYCDSSQRGRIIRQLIEEHKGQNIELFEGIKINLPHGWALVVPDNEKAKFNLYAEGQTEEYAEEICNEVYDRISKLINIT
- a CDS encoding metallophosphoesterase encodes the protein MEDKLKVLYHIFGGIYVPRDIVNSGAIVHISDTPSFIYNSIIKMLEKIKPKTIIHTGDIADDIKLELRPQLIDVYKKESNKFILQLSNHSEKVYIIPGNHDSIENLTIPDNVEVKYEGETIKIDDIKLGLAHKFENLPDNVDLFLFGHDLNSGDFRYLNGIKNINVIKGRKEIIKLCYPIGTDNYRLRKNRLGK
- a CDS encoding zinc-ribbon domain-containing protein, with the protein product MADKTLVCTDCGKEFVFTEGEQAFYKEKGFENEPKRCPECRKAKKAQKRQDNFRR
- a CDS encoding NUDIX hydrolase: MEYSKIRDIYNQIGIVGENYDLKSYAVTIPLVEINNIKNIVFEVRSMNLSQPGEISLPGGKIEKNESKLEAAIRETCEELLMKKEDFEVISQADVLVTQYGKIIYPFIVLIKDLKKISYSKSEVEKLIFVPIDFFLKNQPQIMKVKVITQPLEEFPYDIGVKAEDYHWQSGLLNVYFYKYQDYIVWGLTAKIIHSFINKIGKLETE
- the queD gene encoding 6-carboxytetrahydropterin synthase QueD; its protein translation is MILIKEFEFDAAHNLIHYHGKCERLHGHTYKLVIKLEGTPDKEGMIYDFVELKRVVKARIIDKFDHSYLNDIIEQPTAENIAMYVFNELKDVLKRENCKLYEVEVWETKTSGVVYRG
- the folE2 gene encoding GTP cyclohydrolase FolE2; the encoded protein is MKDVQSEKDYRNVPLKKVGINSLRWPIIIKEKDGGIQNTIADMALSVDLPADVKGTHMSRFVELVNDLKEISPKEIDKALDALKEKLHAKTAHIRIDFDYFIKKPSPVTGIISPYDVKCSFDAEKGEDFKFIMEVAVPVSTLCPCSKEISDFGAHNQRARVSIKIVSKKLIWIEDVVKIAEDSASSPVFSLLKRKDEKYVTEMAYLNPRFVEDVVREAAIRLDEIKDITYYRVYAESMESIHNHNAFACAEKGEII
- the folP gene encoding dihydropteroate synthase, which translates into the protein MSYIILRDGRKIEFQNTRIMGILNATPDSFFEGSRVNGVEVAQQKALKMIDEGADILDIGGESTRPGSEPVSEDEEIKRVIPVIEAIRKVNKEIIISVDTYRAKTAELAIQAGADIINDISAMMFDKEMINVIKKYNVPVILMHIKGTPKNMQNNPHYNDVVKEVYEFLEERIKFSIDNGIEKSKIITDPGIGFGKLFDHNIELIKNIEIFKNLGCPVLLAHSRKSSIGVALGNLPPEERLEGTIAISCYAALKGIEMVRVHDVKENKRAIRMIEVLR